CAGCGCGCTCATGCGTCGCTCCGCGCGTTGTAGACGACCACCGCGTCGGCGTCGACGGCATCCCGGTACGAACGGAACACCTCCAGCGCTTCCTCCCGCAGGAGCGGATCGATGACGCGGATGCCGCGCTCCTCGAACTGCGCGGCCCAGTCGTCGCGCATCGGCCCTTCGTCGAAGGTGGTGATCTCCTCCAGCTCGGGTCCGGAGCCGGCGACGGCGAGCGTCCGCACCCCCGACCACAGCGTGGCGCCGTAGCACTGGACGCACGGCCGCCAGTTGACGACGAGCTCGTGCTCGGGCTGGTCGGCTCCGCCGAGGTCCCAGGTGCCGAGGGCCTGCTGGGCGGTGCCGAGGGCGGTGACCTCGGCGTGCGCGGATGAGATGCCCGAGGCGAGCACGACGTTGACCCCCACCGACACGATGCGCCCAGTGGCGGTCTCGGCGACGAGCGCGGCGAAGGGGCCGCCGTTGCCCTCGCGCCAATTGCGGTCGGCGAGGGCGTGCACGAGCCGCATGCGGTCGGCGCGGTCGGGGATGACCTCGGGGACGTCGGAGAGGGCGTCGGACACCCAGTCGGGAAGGGTGATGCCGTAGCCGGTGGCGGACAGTTTCATCGGGGCTCCTTGCGGGGTGCGGGGGGTCGATCGGGTGTCACACGGTGACGGCGGTCAGGTGCTGCACAGCCGCGCGGGCGGCGCGGACAGCGGTCACCGCGCCGGTGAGCGTGGCGTTGGCGACGACGGCGGTCGGGACGACGCCGTTGCCGGCGACGTACAGGTTCTCGAAGCCCCAGACGCGGCCGTCGGTGTCGCACACGCTCGCGCCGTCGTCCGAGGATCCCATGCGGACCGTGCCGGTCTGGTGCAACGATGACCCCGGGGGCAGGAGCGCCGACTCGGTGACCGGGTCGAACGTGCCGAACAGTTCGCACAGCTCGACCATCGTGCGCTGCGCTGCGGCGATCGCCGCGCGATCGGCGTCGGAGTACCCGAACTCGATCTCGAACCGCGGCATCCCGGTGATGTCGGTCTCGCCCTCGATGAAACGCACGCGGTTCTCGCCGCGGCTCTCGACGGGGACGTACAGGGAGATGCCGACGCCGTAGCCGAGGGGCGAGCCGTGCTCGTCGGTGTACGTGCTGTTCATGATCTGTCCGTGGAACGGCTGCGCCACCCCGTTCTGCGGCAGCCAGAGGGAGTCGACGCAGAACTCGCCCGGCAGCGCCGTCGGGAGGTCCTCGACCGCGAGTCCGAACCGATCCAGGTCCATCAGGACCCGCCCGGTGAGAAACGCGTGCTCGTTGAGGTACCGGCCGAGGGCCGCGGGCCGGATGCCGGAGGCGTGGAGGAGCTGCGGGGTGCGGAACGTGTCGGCGCACACGACCGTGACCGCGGCCTCGACGACCACGTCGGCTCCGTCGGCCGACCGTCGCAGCCGTGCGCCCGCGACGCGCTCGCCGTCGTGCACCAGTTCGACGGCGAGGTGACCGGGGAGCAACTCGAAAGCGCCGTCCGGGGCGCCGCCGATGGGCGGGAAGATCACCGCCGGTCCGACGCGCTGACGGCCGGTTCCGCCGGGCGCGAAGGCCATCGGCATGGGCTGCGGCTCCCGCGGCGCCGGGGTCCGGGAGCCGAGGTGCGCAGCCAGACGATCGAGCACGACCCGCCCGGGCTCGGTGGGGCCGATGGAGGGCGAGGTGGAGTGGAGAACGCGCTGCGCCACGGCGAGGTCGTCGGTGAAGCGCTGGGGGTCGCCGAAGTCGAAGCGCTCGTCCCCGGCGGGCCAGGGCACCGCGGCCGTCCAGTGCGCCCCCATGCCCCCGACGTTCCAGGCCGCGGCCGCCATCGGCATGGCATCCGCGTCGTCGCCGAGGGCGCTCAGCAGGTGCAGCCGCGGCTCGAGTCCGGCGGCGTCGGTGGCGCGCGTCGGCTCGGGGGCCTCGCCGGCGTAGAAACCCTGGATGCCGATGGCGACGGCGGCGTTGTACGCGGACCAGATCTCGGGCTCGGGGACGTCGTGGAGGTGCAGCCCCGGCGTCGCGCCGATCGTCTCGCCGCCGTCGACCATCACGATGCGAGCGTCGGGGGACGCCGCACGGACGAGATGGGCGACGATGCTGCCCATGATCCCGCTGCCGATGATCAGCAGGTCGGGGGGCGTCGATGCGGTGTTCACGGTGTCTCCGGTTCTGGGGTCGGGCAGATGGTCATCCCGCGGCGCCCCGCATGATCGTGTCCAGCACGGATGCCGAGACGGCATCGCGCGCGACGTGTGCGGCTCCGAGCAGGACGGCGTCGGCGCCGAGGGCGGTGGGGAGGACGCGGATGCCGGGGTCGCCGCGCTCGCGCAAACGCTCTCGGACGAGCGGGATGAGGAGTTCGGAGGCGTCTTCGAGCCCGCCACCGAGCACGACGAGTTCGGGAGCGATCGTCCAGGCCAGCACGTCGATCACGTCGGCGAGTTCGGCCGCGAAGTCGCGCGCGAGCGCGAGGGCGTCGTCGTCTCCCGCCCGCGCCGCGGCCGTGAGGGCGAGCGCGGCCGTGCGGTCCGCCGCGATCGGCGAGCTGAGGAGGGAGAAGCCGTCGCCGTCACTCAGTGTGAGGCCGAGCACGTGGGACTCCACCAGCTCGCCCGCGGCGCCGCGGTGGCCGTGGTGGATCGCGCCACGGAGGAGGAAGCCGGCACCGGTGCGGTTTCCGTGGACGAGCCAGGCGACGTCGTCGTGTTCCGCGGCGGCGCCGGCGCGGCTCTCGGCGAAGGCGGCGAGGTTGGCGTCGTTGTCGGCGGTGACGGGGAACCCGAGCAGCGCGGTCGCGGTCTCGGCGAGGGGGAATCCGGTCCACGCCGGGGCGTTGATGAGGCGGACGACGACACCCGTACGGGCGTCGATGACACCACCGGCGGCGATCGTTCCGGCGGCGAGCACGCGCGGGTCGAGGCCGGCCTGTTCGCGCGCGATCCCGGTCACCGCGGCGAGGTGCTGCAGGGCGAGCTCGGGGGTGAGGTAATCGTCGCCGAGCGCGGTCTGCGCGCGGCCGAGCACCCGGCCGTGCAGATCGACGATCATGGCGTACGCCGTGTGCGTGTCGAGGCGCAGGGCGACGGCCACCCGGTGGTCGGCGACATAGGCGTAGCTCTTGGCCGGGCGCCCCGCGCCACCGGACGCGGTCTCGGACTCGAGGGCCCATCCGGCCCGGCGCAGCTCGTCGAGGATCGCCTGCAGTGTGCGTCGGCTGAGCCCTGTGCTCTGCCCCAGTTCCGCGAGCGAGGCCTCACCCGCTGCGGCGAGGGCGCGCAGGACCACGGCCGTGTTCATTCGGCGGACGCGTCCCTGATCCAGGCCTCCGGCCAGGCCGGGGTCGGGGTCGGTGCGTGTCGCTGTCATGGCGGAGCCTCTCATTTGAGCCCGGTGGCGGCGATGCCCTGCACGAAGTAGCGCTGGAGGAACAGGAACAGGGCGAGCACCGGGAGCATGACGACCACGGCGCCGGCGAGCACCAGTCCGTAGTCGGTCACGTTCTGTGCGGCCTGTTTCGTCGCCGCGAGCCCGACGGGGAGCGTGTAGGTCGCGGACTGCTGCGCGACGATCAGCGGCCAGATGAAGTTGTTCCAGGATGCCAGGAACGACATGATCGTCACCGTCGCGAGCGCCGGCCCCGCCAGGGGCAGGAAAACCTGCCCGAAGATCCGGAACTCGCTCGCGCCGTCGATGCGCGCCGCCTCGATCACCTCCTGCGGGATGCCGGCGGCGTACTGCCGCACGATGAAGACCGACAGCGGCGCGACCATCAGCGGCAGCGCGATGCCCACGAGCGTGTCCACGAGGCCGAGGTTGACGGTCACGACGAACTGCGGCACGAAGGTGGCCGAGAACGGGACCATCAGGGAGGCCATGACGGCGCCGAACGCGATCCGCTTCCCCCGGAACTCGAGCTTGGCGAGGGCGTACCCGGCCATCGACCCGCCGATGACGTTCGCGACGACCGTGAGCGCGGCGACGACGAGGCTGTTGACGAGGAACCCGCCGAACCCGACCTGTGCGAACAGCCGGCCGTAGTTGTCGAACGTCACGTCGCTGGGGAGCCACGCTCCGGGCGCGGATCGGAAATCGTCGAGCCCGCGGAGCGAGCCGGACACCACCCAGAAGAAGGGGAGCACGGTCAGCGCCGCCGCGACGATGAGCGCGACGTACAGCAGGGCCACCGGCACGGCGGTTCGGCGAGCGGACGCGGGGGTGGTGGTCGTCATGTGCGGGACCTCAGCATCCGGAACTGCACGAGGCTGACGGCGACGACGATGACCAGGAGCACGAAGGATGCCGCGGACGAGGTCGAGATGTTCCCGAACCCGAACTGGTCGTACGTGTACAGCGCGAGGGAGCGCGTCGAGCCGAGCGGCCCGCCGTTGGTGAGCAGGTACGGCTCGTCGAACACCTGCAGGAAGAACACCGAGAGCAGGACCGAGACGAGCAGCGTCGTGGGCATGAGCAGGGGCAGGGTGATCGAGACCAGTCGCCGGAGGGGGCCGGCGCCGTCGAGCGACGCGGCCTCGCGCACGTCGTCCGGCACGGCCTGGAGACCGGCGAGGAAGAGCAGCATGGCCGTGCCGAAGTTGCGCCACACGCCGAGCAGGATCACGACCGGCATCGCCAGGGAGGTGTCGCCGAGCCAGTTCGGGCCGGCGAACCCGAGGGTGGCCAGCACCTCGTTGACCGTGCCCTCGGAGTTGAACGCGTACTGCCAGATGAGGGCGACGGACACCACGTTCGTGACGACGGGGGCGTAGAACAGCGCCCGGAAGACGTTCCGGCCGCGGCGGATGACGGAGTCGAGCACGACGGCGAGGACGAAGCCGACGAGCATCGTGGCGGGGACGCCGATCACGACGAAGACCAGGGTGTTCAGCAGCGAGCGCTGGAAGGTCGCATCGACGAGCAGCGAGAGGTAGTTCTCGAGCCCGACGACGTCCACGCTGAAGGGGTTGCGCAGATCGGTGGCGCGCATGTCGGTGAGGCTCATCGAGAGCGAGCCGACCACCGGGATGAGCGTGAAGACGACGAACACCGCCATGAACGGCAGGAGGAACAGCCACGCCGTGATGCTGTGGGTCCGCTCGCCGCGGGCACGGCGCGAACGCGCCATGCCCGCGACGAGCGAAGGGACCGAGGCCATGTCAGTCGCCGGTGCCGATGCTGTCGGCGGCGGACTGGAGGTTCTCGGCCGCCTGCTCGGGCGTCTCGGTTCCGCGGGCCACGGCCTCCAGCTCGGCACCGATGGCGGTCGACACCTGCGGCCAGGTCGTCGTGGCGGGCATCGGCTGGACGTTCTTCAACTGCTCGAAGAAGGCGTCGAAGAGCGGGTTCCCGGCGATCGTGTCGTCCGTCCAGGCAGCCTGGACGGCCGGCATGCTGCCGTAGGCCGAGAACTGGGCCAGCTGCGTCTTCTCGTCGGCCATCTCGCGGACGACCTTCCAGGCCGATGCGGCGTTCTTGCTGTCCTTGTTCACGACCCAGCTGCCGCCGCCGAGGTTGCCGACATCGCCGGCGGGACCGGCGGGCTGGACGGCGGTGGCGACGTGCTCGGCGGTCCAGCCGGGCTGCTTGGCGACGCCGTCGAGCGCGGCGATCACCCACGGGCCGGAGATCATCGATCCGGTCTTCCCCTCGACGAAGTACGGCTGCGAGTCGAGGAACCCGGGGCTGTCGACGGCCGCGACACCCGTCAGGTAGGGCTCGGCGAAGTGGGTGATCGCCTGAATGCCCTCGGGCGTGTCGATCTTCCACGACGTCCCGTCGTCGCTGAGCAGACTCTGGCCGGCCTGCACGGCGTAGCGCTGCAGGGCCTGCCCGGTGTACGTGTCCCAGCCGACGTCGGCGCCGATGCCCTTGGTCGCGCCTCCCTTCTCCAGCGCCTGGAAGAACGGCAGAGTCTGGTCCCACGTCGTCGGGACCGTGGCTCCGCCGGCCGCGGCGAGATCCTTCCGGTAGATGAGGGCGTAGGTGTAGGCGTACCACGGCACCGAGTAGGTCGTGCCGTCGAACTGACCGGCATCCCATACTCCGGAGAAGAAGGACGACGGGTCGACGAGACCCTCCGGGACCGGGGCGAAGGCGCCGCTGGCGAGGAATTGCGACTGCGCCTCGGTGTAGACCTGGGCGATGTCGGGCCCGGTGCCGGCGGCCATGGCCGTCTGCAGTTTGGTGTTGTACTCGTCGGAGGGCACGAGGGTGATCTGCAGGTCGAGGTCGGGGTTGGCCTTCTCGTAGTCGGCGAGCACGCTGTCGAGGGCGGTGGCGTCGCCGTCGGGCGCCCAGAGCGTCACGGCTCCGGTCGCAGGTGAGTCGTCCACGGTCGTCGTGGAGGCGGATGCCCCCGCGTCGGAGGCGCGGCCGCAGCCGCTGAGGACGAGGGTGGCGGCGAGCACGGTGGCTCCGATGGCGGTGAGGCGGGGCATTCGGGTGATGCGGGTGTAACCGAAGCGAGTCACGGAGAGCTCCTGGGGTTCGGTGGCCGGTGGACGGACGGTGCGGTGGAGCGGGCGCCAGAGACGTGTCGGGTCGGTCTGGCGGTTATTGCGATAAAGTCGCATAATTAGGTGCTGGACTCTCGCGGGACCGATGATCACAGCCCTCGATTACGTCCGCTCAATCGCAGCGTTCCTGATTTGTTTCAGTTATCTGTCAATCCCGAGCCAGGACGTTTCCCTCGACCGCGCGCGGTGACCACCTGCGCCCGCAGCGCTTCCGTCGCCGCTGCGGCGAACCGGTGCGGCGACGTCGCGTCGAGCCACAGCACGTCGCCTTCGCGCACGGCGAGGGTTCGCTCCCCGAGGGCCAGCTCGCCGCGTCCGGCGAGGATGACGATGAGGTCTTCTCCCGCGTGCTGGAACGCCCGCTCCTCGGAATGGCCCGCCGGCACCGTGATCTCGTACGCCTCGAGCTGTGCCGCGGCCGGTGCGGGAAGTGCGCGCAGCCGGACCCCGCCGCTGGTCTCGTCGTGACCGTCGTGTCGGCCGGCGCCGTCCGACAGGAAGCGCCCGGGAGGGACTCCGAGCGCTTCGGCGATCTGATAGAGCGTCGCGACGCCGGCGCGCACCCGTCCGTTCTCGATGTTGGAGAGCGTGGGCTGCGAGATGCCCGCGAGCCCGGCGAGCTGACGGGTGGTCAGGTGCCGGTCGCGGCGCGCGGTCCGCACCGCGTCGCCGATCCGTCGGTCAAGGGGGTCGGCGTCGCTCATCCCCGTCCGCCAGCGGCGCCGTGGATCAGCAGGATGGTGGCGCCGCGCGGGCCGGCCTCCATGCGGTGCGGCACCGTCCCGTCGATCCAGAGCGCGTCGCCCTCCGCGAGCGGTCGGGGAGCCTCGGATTCCCTCAGCAGGACGGCCTCGCCCTGCAGGACGCGGATGATCTCCTCGCCCGGGTGGATGCGGGGACGCGTCTCCCGTTCGTGCGGCGCGAGGGAGAGCCGAAGGGCGCTGAGCAACCGTTCCGGTGTCGCGCGCGCTGCGGCATCCGGAGGGGGAAGCTCGTCGACCGTTGTGCGGTCGACCTTCTCGGGCGAGCGCAGCAGCTGGTCCGACGAGACGTGGAGTGCGTCGGCCAGGAGGGAGAGCGTGCGCAGGCTGGGATAGATCCGCCCGTTCTCGATGTTCGAGACGAAGGGCTGCGACGTTCCGATGCGGCCGGAGAGATCCCGCATCGACAGACCGAGAGCGCGACGCCGTGACCGCACCGCCGCGCCGATCGCGCGCGCCGCTCCCTGCTCGTCGCTCACCCGTCGAGAATACGGGGCGGCCGGCACTGATGCGGAGGGCGCTCGGTGGACCGTGCGCCGTGATTCCTGTGAGTTATCATCAGCGCATCGTCCTCTCTCGGCACGCCCCTCACTCCCGGTCGCGGGCCGCTTCCTCTCCGCCCGTGCTCGCGCGCACGAGGAGCCGCGGGGCGATGACGCGGGTGCGATCGACCGGGGTGTCGGCATCCGTCACCGCCGCCAGCAACTCGAGGCAGGCCGAGCCGAAGGCGCGGGCCTCGAGGTCGAACGACGTCACCGCGGGGGAGAGGAGCGCGTGCATCGGCTCGTCGACGTAGGCGGCGAGCAGCAGGTCGTCGCCGACCCGGCGTCCGGCGCGGTGGGCGGCGGCCAGGGCCGGAGCGGCCGACCCGCTCGGGGCGACGATGAGCGCGTCGACCTCATCGGTGGCGAGGATGTCGGCGACCGCGCCGTCGACCTCGTCGGCCGTCGGCACGAAGGAGATGGTGCGGGAGACCGGGATGCCTCCGCGCTTGGCCGTCCAGTCCGCGTACGTCTGGGTGAGTTCGCGACTCCACGCGGTCCCCTCGGGCGGCAGAACGGCGGCGACGCGCGTCGCGCCGCGGCCGGTCAGGTGATCGAGCAGCCCCCGCAGTGCGGTGTCGTGGTCGTACACGACACTCGCGCTCACCCGGTCCTCGCCGCCGAGCACGTGTTCGCCGCTGACCACCGGGCGACCGGTGTCGAGGATGGCCCGGATGCCGGCATCCTCGACCGTCGCGTCGACCACGATGTACCCGTCGACGAACGCCGTCGGCGGCGTGGCGTCGTCGGCGGCGCGGTGGGGCAGCAGGATCACCGACAGGCCGCGGGCGTCCGCGGCATCCACGACGCCGAAGGCGAACTCGGTGTAGTACGGCAGGCGCGTCGACCCGGGCGGGAGGTGCAGGCCCACCGCGCCGTAGCGGGCCGTGCGCAGGCTCCGCGCGGGCACGTTGACCACGTAGTTCAGCTCGCGCGCGGCGGCGAGCACGCGCTCCCGGGTCTCGGGCGACACCCCCGCCTTGTCGCGCAACGCGAACGAGACCGCCGCGATCGACACACCCGCGGCGGCCGCCACGTCGTGCAGCGTCGGTTTGCGGGGGGTCACGCCCCGACGTTACCCGACCGCGAAATCCCCCCTTGCGGCCGCGCTAACTTAAACGTTTAATGTTCTCGAAACACCACCGGCCCGCCGTCCGAAACACGCGGTCCCTAGCCTCGGCCTCAACCGGTCGCGATCGACGACGATCCACCGGGGCCCCGCACCCGTCCCGCCGGCTCGGCCGGTACCTCAGAAAGGCCTCCCCGTGTCGTCCACCACCCGTGACACCGCCGCGCCCGTCGCCGCCGGCGCGAGCCGCGTGCCCCTCCGCTTCCCCACCGCCGGCTCGACGTTCGTCGTCGGCATCGCCGGCTACCTCGGGGTGAACCTCTCGCCGTACATGATCATCGCGGTGCAGGAGGGGGCCGGCGCCGACGTCCTCACCGCCAGCTGGCTGGTCACCGGAGCGCTGCTGCTCACCGCTCTGACAGGCCTCGCCGTGGCACCGCTCTGCGCCGGTCGCTTGCGCCGCACGGTCGCCCGCGTCGGCCTCGCGCTCGCCGTGCTCGGATTCGGTCTCGCCGCCCTCGTCCCCGCCGCCCTCCTCCCGGGCCTGCTCCTCGGCGGCGCCGGCGCCGGTGGGGCCGTCGCCGCCTCGGGCGCCGCGCTCGCCGCGTTCCGCAACCCCGACCGCGTCGCCGGCTTCTACGGCCTCGCCAACCGCGGCATCATCACCGTCGTCCTCGCCGTCGTGCCGCTGATCGGGCTCGCGCCCCTCGACGTGTTCGGGTCGATGGCCGTGTTCAGCCTCGTCGCGCTCGCGCTGGTGATCTGGCTGCCGGCCGCGCCCGCCGCCCCGGCCGTCCCCGTGCCGGCAGTGCCCGAGACCGCCCCGACGGCCGCCCCGCACGTGTCGCGCGCGGCCGGCCGCTCCTCGCGCACCGTCACCATCGCCGGCTTCACCCTGCTCGTCGTCTTCGCGCTGTGGGCGGCGAGCGAGGACTCGCTGTGGGCCATGGTCAGCGTCATGGGCCCCGACCAGGCAGGCGTGACCCCCGAGGGACTCGGCATCGCGCTGAGCGCCGCGACCGCCGGCGGCCTGATCGCCTCGGTCGCGCTCATGATCGTCGGCAATCGGCTGGGTCGCGGCATCCCCCTCGTCGTGCTGCTCGTGCTGGGCGGCATCCTGAAGATCGTGCAAGGCTCCGTGACCGACCCGACGCTGTTCATCGTGGTGTTCGTCGTCTGGAACACCGCCTATGCGCTCGTCTTCGCCTTCTTCGTCTCGACCTCGGCCGCCCTCGACGCCGACGGCCGCTGGTCGGGTCCGCTGCTGGCGACCTACCTCGTCGGCTCCGCGCTGACCCCGGTCATCGGTGCCGCCCTCGTCTCCGGCCTCGGCTATCAGGGCTTCACGGTGGTCCTGGCCATCGCGAGCTTCGTGCTGGCCGTGCCGGCGGGCATCATCGGCATCCTGTCCCGCCGTATCGAGCGCGCCGCCACGGAGGCTCTCGCATGACCCGCACCCTCTATCGCAACGGCCGCATCTTCACGGCCGAGGTCGAGCCGTCCCGGCAGTGGACGGATGCCATCGCCCTCGACGGCGAGACGATCACCGCCCTGGGCGCGGAGGCGGAGGCGCAGGATGCCGACCGCGAGGTCGATCTCGGCGGCGCCCTTGTGCTGCCGGGCTTCACCGACGCCCATACGCACCTGCTCATGATGGGTGCCGCGCTCGGCCAGGTTCCGCTCACCGACGCGCGGTCGCTCGAAGAGATCCAGGCGGCGCTTCGCGAGGCCCGTGCCGCCGACCCCGCGGCGACGGTGCTCCGCGGCCGCGGCTGGCTGTTCGACGCGGTGCCGAGCGGGGCGCCGACGGCGGCCATGATCGACGCCGTCGTCGCCGACGTGCCGGTGTACCTGGATGCCAACGACTACCACTCGTGCTGGGTCAACACCGCCGCGCTGGCTGAGCTCGGCATCACGCGCGACACCCCCGACCCACTCGGCGGGCACATCGCCCGGGATGCCGACGGCGAGCCCACCGGCATGCTGTACGAGACCGCCGCGATCCAGTACGCCTGGGCGCAGCGCGACGCGGCGACCACCGACGCCGAGCGCGACGAGGCCGTGGACCGCGTGATCGACGCGTACGTCCGCGCCGGTGTCGTGAGCGTCGTGGACATGGCCTTCGACGAGCACGGACTCGCCGCCTTCGAGCGCGCTCTGGACCGCTACGACGGTCGCCTGCCGATCCGCGTCGCGGCGCACTGGCTCGTCGAGAACACCGGCGACGCGGAGCGCAATCTCGCGCAGCTGGACCGGGTGGTCGCCCTCGCACAGCGCCCGGCGTCGCCGTGGCTGCGGGTCGTGGGCATCAAGCTCATCCTCGACGGTGTCATCGACGCGTGCACCGCCGCGATGGGCGCCCCGTACGCCGACGGCTCGAACGCCGAGCCCATCTGGCCCCTCCGCGACCTCGAGCCCGTCGTCGCCGCGGCCGACGCCGCGGGTCTTCAGATCGCGATGCACGCCATCGGCGATGCCGCCAGTGACAACGCCCTCACCGCGATCGAGCAGGCCATCGAGGCCAACGGCGACCGCCCCCGCCGCCACCGCATCGAGCATCTCGAGTACGCCGCCCCCGGCACGGCCGAGCGGATGGCGCGGCTGGGGGTGACGGCATCCATGCAGCCCGTGCACGCCGACCCGGCGATCTTCGCCAACTGGGCCGCGATGCTCGGCGACGAGCGCGTGGAACGGGCGTTCCCGTGGACCGAGTACGAGCAGGCCGGAACCCTCCTGGCGTTCTCGACCGATGCCCCCACCGCCCCCTTCGACGCCCTCGCCAATATGTACGTCGCCACGACGCGGGCGTCGGCGCTCGACACCAGCGTCGCAGCCGTGCACCCGCAGTACGCGCTGCCGCTCGCGAACGCCCTCGGGCACGCGACCC
The DNA window shown above is from Microbacterium proteolyticum and carries:
- a CDS encoding amidohydrolase, which produces MTRTLYRNGRIFTAEVEPSRQWTDAIALDGETITALGAEAEAQDADREVDLGGALVLPGFTDAHTHLLMMGAALGQVPLTDARSLEEIQAALREARAADPAATVLRGRGWLFDAVPSGAPTAAMIDAVVADVPVYLDANDYHSCWVNTAALAELGITRDTPDPLGGHIARDADGEPTGMLYETAAIQYAWAQRDAATTDAERDEAVDRVIDAYVRAGVVSVVDMAFDEHGLAAFERALDRYDGRLPIRVAAHWLVENTGDAERNLAQLDRVVALAQRPASPWLRVVGIKLILDGVIDACTAAMGAPYADGSNAEPIWPLRDLEPVVAAADAAGLQIAMHAIGDAASDNALTAIEQAIEANGDRPRRHRIEHLEYAAPGTAERMARLGVTASMQPVHADPAIFANWAAMLGDERVERAFPWTEYEQAGTLLAFSTDAPTAPFDALANMYVATTRASALDTSVAAVHPQYALPLANALGHATRDAAASVGDGDWRGRIAPGFAADLVILDTDPFAAGEAALLSARAVTTLVAGTPVFPAPVPAPALAPAPALAPARAPAPAPAPVLAPAPAPAPVPAPALAPAPALAPARAPAPAPVLAPAPAPAPALAPAPAPAPVLAPAPAPAPALAPAPALAPALPPSSRPPSSSAVTCGECTSDSSQGEHSAQVTGGGAHGRAARTGGGAHEDAARGDATPHHHERETP